The following coding sequences lie in one Cotesia glomerata isolate CgM1 linkage group LG5, MPM_Cglom_v2.3, whole genome shotgun sequence genomic window:
- the LOC123265142 gene encoding protein ALP1-like, with amino-acid sequence MSATEFEELLCLVSPFITKENVIREAISASARLAMTLRYSATGDCLTSISYQYLVGFTTASNIINETCQVIWNCLYKKVLPYPLETTDWLEISKEFDRQWQFPHCIGAADGKYIQIQCPDNAGSSFYNYKNSHSIVLMAICDANYSFTFVDIGAYGRRSDGGIFRDSQMGQKFQQMQMNLPNPEQLTVDGLPLPYVMVGDEAFQLTNYLLRPYPGKGGLNQERNIFYYRLSRARTTIENSFGILVNRWRILKKPI; translated from the exons aTGTCTGCAACTgaatttgaagaattattaTGCTTGGTTAGTCCATTTATAACCAAAGAGAATGTTATTAGAGAAGCTATTTCGGCATCAGCACGGCTTGCAATGACTTTAAG ataTTCAGCAACTGGCGATTGTTTAACTTCAATATCATACCAATATCTTGTTGGTTTCACAACAGCATCCAATATAATTAACGAGACATGCCAAGTTATTTGGAATTGtctctataaaaaagttttaccgTATCCTTTGGAAACGACAGACTGGTTAGAAATTTCTAAAGAGTTTGATAGACAGTGGCAATTTCCACATTGTATAGGAGCAGCCGATGGAAAGTATATTCAAATACAG tgTCCTGACAATGCTGGCTCatcattttataattacaaaaattctcaCAGCATTGTTTTGATGGCCATTTGTGATGCTAACTATTCCTTTACATTTGTGGATATTGGTGCTTATGGTCGGCGAAGTGACGGTGGTATTTTTCGAGACTCTCAGATGGGACAGAAATTTCAACAAATGCAAATGAATTTGCCAAATCCTGAACAGTTGACCGTAGATGGACTGCCTTTACCATACGTAATGGTCGGTGACGAAGCTTTTCAATTAACTAACTACTTGCTTCGACCGTATCCTGGTAAGGGTGGCCTTAATCAAGAGCGCAACATTTTTTACTACCGTTTGAGTCGCGCACGGACGACTATTGAAAATAGTTTTGGTATATTAGTAAACAGAtggagaattttaaaaaaaccaatttaG
- the LOC123265163 gene encoding putative uncharacterized protein DDB_G0280331, with protein sequence NNNNNNNNNNNNNNNNNNNNNNNNNNNNNNNNNNNNNNNNNNNNNNSNNNNNNNNNNNNNNNNNNNNNNNNNNNNNNNNNNNNNNN encoded by the coding sequence aacaacaacaacaacaacaacaacaacaacaacaacaacaacaacaacaacaacaacaacaacaacaacaacaacaacaacaacaacaacaacaacaacaacaacaacaacaacaacaacaacaacaacaacaacaacagcaacaacaacaacaacaacaacaacaacaacaacaacaacaacaacaacaacaacaacaacaacaacaacaacaacaacaacaacaacaacaacaacaacaacaacaacaacaacaac